A genome region from Panthera leo isolate Ple1 chromosome A2, P.leo_Ple1_pat1.1, whole genome shotgun sequence includes the following:
- the LOC122212864 gene encoding putative olfactory receptor 9A1 — translation MSKNYSSATEFYLLGFHGSKELHDILFATFFFLYSVTVMGNMVIIVIVCVDKRLQSPMYFFLGHLSVLEILITSVAVPLMLWGLLLPGMQAMSLTACSAQLYLYLSLGTSELVLIGAMAVDRYVAVCNPLRYNIIMDSHTCIWVVIVSWVFGFLFQIWPVYATFQLTFCKSNVIDHFLCDRGQLLKLSCDDSLFTEFILFLMAIFIIVGSLIPTIISYTYIISTILKIPSASGRRKAFSTCASHFTFVVIGYGTCLFLYVKPKQTQAAEYNRVASLMVLVVTPFLNPFIFTLRNDKFIEAFRDVMKRCYQLLKD, via the coding sequence ATGTCGAAGAATTATTCTAGCGCCACTGAATTTTATCTACTTGGCTTCCATGGCTCCAAAGAACTACACGATATTCTTTTtgccactttcttctttctctactcAGTGACAGTCATGGGGAACATGGTCATCATTGTGATTGTCTGTGTTGATAAACGTCTGCAGTcccccatgtatttcttccttggCCACCTCTCAGTCCTAGAGATCCTGATCACATCGGTTGCTGTCCCCTTAATGCTCTGGGGGCTGCTGCTTCCAGGGATGCAGGCAATGTCTTTGACAGCCTGTAGTGCACAATTATATTTGTACCTTTCTTTGGGTACGTCGGAGTTAGTATTAATTGGAGCAATGGCTGTGGACCGTTACGTGGCTGTCTGTAACCCTTTGAGGTACAACATCATTATGGACAGCCACACCTGCATCTGGGTGGTCATTGTGTCATGGGTGTTTGGGTTCCTATTTCAAATCTGGCCAGTCTATGCCACATTTCAGCTTACCTTCTGCAAATCAAATGTGATAGACCATTTTTTATGTGACCGAGGGCAACTGCTCAAACTATCCTGTGATGATAGCCTTTTCACagagtttatcctttttttaatggctatattCATTATTGTTGGTTCTTTGATCCCTACAATCATCTCCTACACCTACATCATCTCTACCATCCTCAAGATCCCCTCAGCCTCGGGCCGGAGGAAAGCTTTCTCTACTTGTGCCTCTCACTTCACCTTTGTTGTGATTGGCTATGGTACCTGCTTGTTCCTCTATGTGAAACCCAAGCAAACGCAGGCAGCTGAGTACAACAGGGTAGCGTCACTGATGGTTTTAGTGGTGACCCCTTTCCTGAACCCATTCATCTTCACCCTCCGGAATGACAAATTCATAGAGGCCTTTCGAGATGTCATGAAACGCTGCTATCAACTCCTCAAGGATTAG